In one window of Eubalaena glacialis isolate mEubGla1 chromosome 13, mEubGla1.1.hap2.+ XY, whole genome shotgun sequence DNA:
- the ZNF174 gene encoding zinc finger protein 174 has translation MAAKMEITLSSQSHIQASSKQERHIIAKLEEKREPALQKDWPDPELSRQSFRRFCYQEVSGPQEALSRLRQLCRQWLQPEVHTKEQILELLVLEQFLNILPPEIQARARHQCPMSSKEIVTLVEDFYRAAKGPKQWVAVCMEGQKVLLEKTGSQLGEQELPDFQLQTPSRYPRESSLEETSQAGSQDQRSPRHWEKSLLLQDPTPKLAETEASRMKSDNKENPQQEGAKGAKPCALSVGRLKGNGLQSPEPRGATVSEPRLSRRQVSPPRAQKPFAHYQRHCRELEYISGPLKSHPLRELKKSKGSKRNLSSRLQRLGHQPTRSAKKPYKCDDCGKSFTWNSELKRHKRVHTGERPYTCGECGNCFGRQSTLKLHQRIHTGEKPYQCGQCGKSFRQSSNLHQHHRLHHGD, from the exons ATGGCGGCTAAGATGGAGATAACTTTGAGCTCGCAGTCCCACATTCAGGCTTCCTCCAAGCAAGAGAGACATATAATAGCAAAGCTAGAAGAAAAACGGGAGCCCGCTCTGCAAAAAGACTGGCCCGATCCTGAGCTCTCCCGCCAGAGTTTTAGACGGTTTTGTTATCAAGAGGTGTCTGGACCCCAAGAGGCGCTCTCCCGTCTCCGGCAGCTCTGCCGTCAGTGGCTGCAGCCTGAGGTGCACACCAAGGAGCAGATTTTGGAGCTGCTGGTGCTGGAGCAGTTTCTGAACATCCTGCCTCCGGAGATCCAGGCTCGGGCCAGGCATCAATGTCCAATGAGCAGCAAGGAGATTGTGACCCTGGTGGAAGATTTTTACAGAGCAGCCAAGGGACCAAAGCAGTGG GTGGCTGTTTGTATGGAGGGCCAGAAGGTGCTCTTGGAGAAAACTGGATCCCAGCTTGGAGAACAGGAACTGCCAGACTTTCAACTGCAAACTCCTAGCAGATATCCCAGGGAGAGCTCTCTGGAGGAGACGTCCCAGGCAGGATCTCAGGATCAGCGGAGCCCCCGTCATTGGGAAAAATCCCTGCTCCTCCAGGACCCAACCCCCAAATTGGCTGAGACAG AGGCCTCCAGAATGAAAAGTGACAACAAGGAAAATCCACAGCAGGAGGGGGCTAAAGGAGCAAAACCATGCGCACTGTCAGTGGGCAGACTCAAAGGGAATGGTCTGCAGAGCCCCGAACCCAGAGGGGCGACTGTGAGTGAGCCCCGGTTGTCACGGAGGCAGGTCAGCCCCCCACGCGCTCAAAAGCCATTTGCTCACTACCAGAGACATTGCAGGGAACTGGAATACATCAGCGGCCCCCTGAAGAGCCACCCACTGAGAGAGCTGAAGAAAAGCAAGGGAAGCAAAAGAAACCTGAGCAGCCGTTTGCAACGTCTTGGTCACCAGCCGACACGCTCGGCGAAGAAACCTTACAAATGTGATGACTGTGGGAAAAGCTTCACGTGGAATTCAGAGCTGAAGAGACACAAGCGAGTCCACACGGGGGAGAGGCCCTACACGTGCGGAGAGTGTGGGAACTGCTTCGGGCGGCAGTCCACCCTGAAGCTGCACCAGAGGATCCACACCGGAGAGAAACCCTACCAGTGCGGCCAGTGTGGGAAAAGCTTTCGCCAGAGCTCAAACCTTCACCAGCATCACAGACTCCACCATGGGGACTGA